One region of Pygocentrus nattereri isolate fPygNat1 chromosome 14, fPygNat1.pri, whole genome shotgun sequence genomic DNA includes:
- the smarce1 gene encoding SWI/SNF-related matrix-associated actin-dependent regulator of chromatin subfamily E member 1 isoform X5, producing MSKRPSYAPPPAPAPTTNSSGITVPKPPKPPDKPLMPYMRYSRKVSRKVWDQVKASNPDLKLWEIGKIIGGMWRDLTDEEKQDYLNEYEAEKIEYNDSLKAYHNSPAYLAYVNAKNRAEAALEEESRQRQSRLDKGEPYMSIQPAEDPDDYDDGFSMKHMAAARFQRNHRLISDILSEVVVPDVRSVVTTARMQVLKRQVQSLMVHQRKLEAELLQIEDRHQEKKRRFLESTESFNSELKRLCDLKVEVDMEKLAAEMAAAEEAARRRAEEREREAAEQAERAAQEEQQGGTGGTANAEQNSSENKEQQDKPSPMETDEAPAEASEGPAESEERPAGGVAEKPAQVEPAEGATDEGTSDSTAPSESSSGPPAEAPASETGSEERPPAPSQ from the exons ATGTCAA AGCGGCCCTCATACGCGCCTCCCCCCGCCCCGGCCCCCACCACA AACTCCTCAGGGATCACTGTCCCCAAGCCGCCGAAACCGCCCGACAAGCCGCTGATGCCCTACATGCGGTATAGCCGGAAGGTAAGCAGGAAG GTTTGGGACCAAGTGAAAGCCTCTAATCCAGACCTGAAGCTATGGGAGATCGGGAAGATCATCGGGGGAATGTGGAGGGACCTCACTGATGAGGAGAAGCAGGATTATTTAAACGAGTATGAAGCTGAGAAG ATCGAGTATAATGACTCTCTGAAGGCGTACCACAACTCCCCGGCCTATCTAGCGTACGTTAATGCGAAGAACCGCGCTGAAGCTGCTTTAGAAGAAGAGAGCAGGCAGAGGCAGTCTCGGCTGGATAAGGGAGAACCTTACATGAGCATCCAGCCTGCTGAGGACCCTGACG ATTATGACGACGGCTTCTCCATGAAACACATGGCAGCTGCTCGTTTCCAGAGGAACCACCGGCTCATCAGTGATATCCTGAGCGAAGTGGTCGTGCCGGATGTTCGCTCCGTGGTCACCACTGCCCGCATGCAGGTCCTAAAGCGACAGGTCCAGTCCCTCATGGTGCACCAG agaaAGCTGGAGGCGGAGCTACTGCAGATCGAAGACAGACACCAGGAGAAGAAGAGACGCTTCCTGGAGTCCACAGAGTCCTTCAACAGTGAGCTCAAACGG CTGTGTGATCTGAAGGTGGAGGTGGACATGGAGAAGCTGGCGGCAGAGATGGCAGCGGCAGAGGAGGCGGCGCGGCGGCGggcggaggagagagagagggaggccgCAGAGCAGGCCGAGCGCGCAGCTCAGGAGGAGCAGCAGGGAGGAACCGGGGGAACGGCTAACGCGGAACAGAACAGCTCCGaaaataaagagcaacaggACAAACCCAGTCCCATGGAGACAG aCGAAGCTCCAGCTGAAGCATCTGAAGGGCCAGCAGAGTCTGAGGAGCGTCCGGCAGGCGGGGTGGCGGAGAAGCCGGCGCAGGTGGAGCCAGCAGAGGGTGCTACAGACGAGGGCACGAGCGACAGCACGGCTCCATCGGAGAGCAGCTCGGGTCCGCCAGCCGAAGCCCCCGCATCCGAAACGGGGTCAGAGGAGCGGCCCCCGGCACCCAGCCAATAA
- the smarce1 gene encoding SWI/SNF-related matrix-associated actin-dependent regulator of chromatin subfamily E member 1 isoform X4 has product MSKRPSYAPPPAPAPTTQMPTTPGFVGYNPYSHLAYNNYRLGGNPGGNNRNSSGITVPKPPKPPDKPLMPYMRYSRKVWDQVKASNPDLKLWEIGKIIGGMWRDLTDEEKQDYLNEYEAEKIEYNDSLKAYHNSPAYLAYVNAKNRAEAALEEESRQRQSRLDKGEPYMSIQPAEDPDDYDDGFSMKHMAAARFQRNHRLISDILSEVVVPDVRSVVTTARMQVLKRQVQSLMVHQRKLEAELLQIEDRHQEKKRRFLESTESFNSELKRLCDLKVEVDMEKLAAEMAAAEEAARRRAEEREREAAEQAERAAQEEQQGGTGGTANAEQNSSENKEQQDKPSPMETDEAPAEASEGPAESEERPAGGVAEKPAQVEPAEGATDEGTSDSTAPSESSSGPPAEAPASETGSEERPPAPSQ; this is encoded by the exons ATGTCAA AGCGGCCCTCATACGCGCCTCCCCCCGCCCCGGCCCCCACCACA CAAATGCCCACCACCCCTGGGTTTGTGGGGTACAACCCATACAGCCATCTGGCCTACAACAACTACAGGCTGGGAGGGAACCCCGGCGGGAACAACAGG AACTCCTCAGGGATCACTGTCCCCAAGCCGCCGAAACCGCCCGACAAGCCGCTGATGCCCTACATGCGGTATAGCCGGAAG GTTTGGGACCAAGTGAAAGCCTCTAATCCAGACCTGAAGCTATGGGAGATCGGGAAGATCATCGGGGGAATGTGGAGGGACCTCACTGATGAGGAGAAGCAGGATTATTTAAACGAGTATGAAGCTGAGAAG ATCGAGTATAATGACTCTCTGAAGGCGTACCACAACTCCCCGGCCTATCTAGCGTACGTTAATGCGAAGAACCGCGCTGAAGCTGCTTTAGAAGAAGAGAGCAGGCAGAGGCAGTCTCGGCTGGATAAGGGAGAACCTTACATGAGCATCCAGCCTGCTGAGGACCCTGACG ATTATGACGACGGCTTCTCCATGAAACACATGGCAGCTGCTCGTTTCCAGAGGAACCACCGGCTCATCAGTGATATCCTGAGCGAAGTGGTCGTGCCGGATGTTCGCTCCGTGGTCACCACTGCCCGCATGCAGGTCCTAAAGCGACAGGTCCAGTCCCTCATGGTGCACCAG agaaAGCTGGAGGCGGAGCTACTGCAGATCGAAGACAGACACCAGGAGAAGAAGAGACGCTTCCTGGAGTCCACAGAGTCCTTCAACAGTGAGCTCAAACGG CTGTGTGATCTGAAGGTGGAGGTGGACATGGAGAAGCTGGCGGCAGAGATGGCAGCGGCAGAGGAGGCGGCGCGGCGGCGggcggaggagagagagagggaggccgCAGAGCAGGCCGAGCGCGCAGCTCAGGAGGAGCAGCAGGGAGGAACCGGGGGAACGGCTAACGCGGAACAGAACAGCTCCGaaaataaagagcaacaggACAAACCCAGTCCCATGGAGACAG aCGAAGCTCCAGCTGAAGCATCTGAAGGGCCAGCAGAGTCTGAGGAGCGTCCGGCAGGCGGGGTGGCGGAGAAGCCGGCGCAGGTGGAGCCAGCAGAGGGTGCTACAGACGAGGGCACGAGCGACAGCACGGCTCCATCGGAGAGCAGCTCGGGTCCGCCAGCCGAAGCCCCCGCATCCGAAACGGGGTCAGAGGAGCGGCCCCCGGCACCCAGCCAATAA
- the smarce1 gene encoding SWI/SNF-related matrix-associated actin-dependent regulator of chromatin subfamily E member 1 isoform X1 — protein sequence MSKRPSYAPPPAPAPTTQMPTTPGFVGYNPYSHLAYNNYRLGGNPGGNNRVMNSSGITVPKPPKPPDKPLMPYMRYSRKVSRKVWDQVKASNPDLKLWEIGKIIGGMWRDLTDEEKQDYLNEYEAEKIEYNDSLKAYHNSPAYLAYVNAKNRAEAALEEESRQRQSRLDKGEPYMSIQPAEDPDDYDDGFSMKHMAAARFQRNHRLISDILSEVVVPDVRSVVTTARMQVLKRQVQSLMVHQRKLEAELLQIEDRHQEKKRRFLESTESFNSELKRLCDLKVEVDMEKLAAEMAAAEEAARRRAEEREREAAEQAERAAQEEQQGGTGGTANAEQNSSENKEQQDKPSPMETDEAPAEASEGPAESEERPAGGVAEKPAQVEPAEGATDEGTSDSTAPSESSSGPPAEAPASETGSEERPPAPSQ from the exons ATGTCAA AGCGGCCCTCATACGCGCCTCCCCCCGCCCCGGCCCCCACCACA CAAATGCCCACCACCCCTGGGTTTGTGGGGTACAACCCATACAGCCATCTGGCCTACAACAACTACAGGCTGGGAGGGAACCCCGGCGGGAACAACAGGGTAATG AACTCCTCAGGGATCACTGTCCCCAAGCCGCCGAAACCGCCCGACAAGCCGCTGATGCCCTACATGCGGTATAGCCGGAAGGTAAGCAGGAAG GTTTGGGACCAAGTGAAAGCCTCTAATCCAGACCTGAAGCTATGGGAGATCGGGAAGATCATCGGGGGAATGTGGAGGGACCTCACTGATGAGGAGAAGCAGGATTATTTAAACGAGTATGAAGCTGAGAAG ATCGAGTATAATGACTCTCTGAAGGCGTACCACAACTCCCCGGCCTATCTAGCGTACGTTAATGCGAAGAACCGCGCTGAAGCTGCTTTAGAAGAAGAGAGCAGGCAGAGGCAGTCTCGGCTGGATAAGGGAGAACCTTACATGAGCATCCAGCCTGCTGAGGACCCTGACG ATTATGACGACGGCTTCTCCATGAAACACATGGCAGCTGCTCGTTTCCAGAGGAACCACCGGCTCATCAGTGATATCCTGAGCGAAGTGGTCGTGCCGGATGTTCGCTCCGTGGTCACCACTGCCCGCATGCAGGTCCTAAAGCGACAGGTCCAGTCCCTCATGGTGCACCAG agaaAGCTGGAGGCGGAGCTACTGCAGATCGAAGACAGACACCAGGAGAAGAAGAGACGCTTCCTGGAGTCCACAGAGTCCTTCAACAGTGAGCTCAAACGG CTGTGTGATCTGAAGGTGGAGGTGGACATGGAGAAGCTGGCGGCAGAGATGGCAGCGGCAGAGGAGGCGGCGCGGCGGCGggcggaggagagagagagggaggccgCAGAGCAGGCCGAGCGCGCAGCTCAGGAGGAGCAGCAGGGAGGAACCGGGGGAACGGCTAACGCGGAACAGAACAGCTCCGaaaataaagagcaacaggACAAACCCAGTCCCATGGAGACAG aCGAAGCTCCAGCTGAAGCATCTGAAGGGCCAGCAGAGTCTGAGGAGCGTCCGGCAGGCGGGGTGGCGGAGAAGCCGGCGCAGGTGGAGCCAGCAGAGGGTGCTACAGACGAGGGCACGAGCGACAGCACGGCTCCATCGGAGAGCAGCTCGGGTCCGCCAGCCGAAGCCCCCGCATCCGAAACGGGGTCAGAGGAGCGGCCCCCGGCACCCAGCCAATAA
- the smarce1 gene encoding SWI/SNF-related matrix-associated actin-dependent regulator of chromatin subfamily E member 1 isoform X2 encodes MSKRPSYAPPPAPAPTTQMPTTPGFVGYNPYSHLAYNNYRLGGNPGGNNRNSSGITVPKPPKPPDKPLMPYMRYSRKVSRKVWDQVKASNPDLKLWEIGKIIGGMWRDLTDEEKQDYLNEYEAEKIEYNDSLKAYHNSPAYLAYVNAKNRAEAALEEESRQRQSRLDKGEPYMSIQPAEDPDDYDDGFSMKHMAAARFQRNHRLISDILSEVVVPDVRSVVTTARMQVLKRQVQSLMVHQRKLEAELLQIEDRHQEKKRRFLESTESFNSELKRLCDLKVEVDMEKLAAEMAAAEEAARRRAEEREREAAEQAERAAQEEQQGGTGGTANAEQNSSENKEQQDKPSPMETDEAPAEASEGPAESEERPAGGVAEKPAQVEPAEGATDEGTSDSTAPSESSSGPPAEAPASETGSEERPPAPSQ; translated from the exons ATGTCAA AGCGGCCCTCATACGCGCCTCCCCCCGCCCCGGCCCCCACCACA CAAATGCCCACCACCCCTGGGTTTGTGGGGTACAACCCATACAGCCATCTGGCCTACAACAACTACAGGCTGGGAGGGAACCCCGGCGGGAACAACAGG AACTCCTCAGGGATCACTGTCCCCAAGCCGCCGAAACCGCCCGACAAGCCGCTGATGCCCTACATGCGGTATAGCCGGAAGGTAAGCAGGAAG GTTTGGGACCAAGTGAAAGCCTCTAATCCAGACCTGAAGCTATGGGAGATCGGGAAGATCATCGGGGGAATGTGGAGGGACCTCACTGATGAGGAGAAGCAGGATTATTTAAACGAGTATGAAGCTGAGAAG ATCGAGTATAATGACTCTCTGAAGGCGTACCACAACTCCCCGGCCTATCTAGCGTACGTTAATGCGAAGAACCGCGCTGAAGCTGCTTTAGAAGAAGAGAGCAGGCAGAGGCAGTCTCGGCTGGATAAGGGAGAACCTTACATGAGCATCCAGCCTGCTGAGGACCCTGACG ATTATGACGACGGCTTCTCCATGAAACACATGGCAGCTGCTCGTTTCCAGAGGAACCACCGGCTCATCAGTGATATCCTGAGCGAAGTGGTCGTGCCGGATGTTCGCTCCGTGGTCACCACTGCCCGCATGCAGGTCCTAAAGCGACAGGTCCAGTCCCTCATGGTGCACCAG agaaAGCTGGAGGCGGAGCTACTGCAGATCGAAGACAGACACCAGGAGAAGAAGAGACGCTTCCTGGAGTCCACAGAGTCCTTCAACAGTGAGCTCAAACGG CTGTGTGATCTGAAGGTGGAGGTGGACATGGAGAAGCTGGCGGCAGAGATGGCAGCGGCAGAGGAGGCGGCGCGGCGGCGggcggaggagagagagagggaggccgCAGAGCAGGCCGAGCGCGCAGCTCAGGAGGAGCAGCAGGGAGGAACCGGGGGAACGGCTAACGCGGAACAGAACAGCTCCGaaaataaagagcaacaggACAAACCCAGTCCCATGGAGACAG aCGAAGCTCCAGCTGAAGCATCTGAAGGGCCAGCAGAGTCTGAGGAGCGTCCGGCAGGCGGGGTGGCGGAGAAGCCGGCGCAGGTGGAGCCAGCAGAGGGTGCTACAGACGAGGGCACGAGCGACAGCACGGCTCCATCGGAGAGCAGCTCGGGTCCGCCAGCCGAAGCCCCCGCATCCGAAACGGGGTCAGAGGAGCGGCCCCCGGCACCCAGCCAATAA
- the smarce1 gene encoding SWI/SNF-related matrix-associated actin-dependent regulator of chromatin subfamily E member 1 isoform X6, whose amino-acid sequence MSKRPSYAPPPAPAPTTNSSGITVPKPPKPPDKPLMPYMRYSRKVWDQVKASNPDLKLWEIGKIIGGMWRDLTDEEKQDYLNEYEAEKIEYNDSLKAYHNSPAYLAYVNAKNRAEAALEEESRQRQSRLDKGEPYMSIQPAEDPDDYDDGFSMKHMAAARFQRNHRLISDILSEVVVPDVRSVVTTARMQVLKRQVQSLMVHQRKLEAELLQIEDRHQEKKRRFLESTESFNSELKRLCDLKVEVDMEKLAAEMAAAEEAARRRAEEREREAAEQAERAAQEEQQGGTGGTANAEQNSSENKEQQDKPSPMETDEAPAEASEGPAESEERPAGGVAEKPAQVEPAEGATDEGTSDSTAPSESSSGPPAEAPASETGSEERPPAPSQ is encoded by the exons ATGTCAA AGCGGCCCTCATACGCGCCTCCCCCCGCCCCGGCCCCCACCACA AACTCCTCAGGGATCACTGTCCCCAAGCCGCCGAAACCGCCCGACAAGCCGCTGATGCCCTACATGCGGTATAGCCGGAAG GTTTGGGACCAAGTGAAAGCCTCTAATCCAGACCTGAAGCTATGGGAGATCGGGAAGATCATCGGGGGAATGTGGAGGGACCTCACTGATGAGGAGAAGCAGGATTATTTAAACGAGTATGAAGCTGAGAAG ATCGAGTATAATGACTCTCTGAAGGCGTACCACAACTCCCCGGCCTATCTAGCGTACGTTAATGCGAAGAACCGCGCTGAAGCTGCTTTAGAAGAAGAGAGCAGGCAGAGGCAGTCTCGGCTGGATAAGGGAGAACCTTACATGAGCATCCAGCCTGCTGAGGACCCTGACG ATTATGACGACGGCTTCTCCATGAAACACATGGCAGCTGCTCGTTTCCAGAGGAACCACCGGCTCATCAGTGATATCCTGAGCGAAGTGGTCGTGCCGGATGTTCGCTCCGTGGTCACCACTGCCCGCATGCAGGTCCTAAAGCGACAGGTCCAGTCCCTCATGGTGCACCAG agaaAGCTGGAGGCGGAGCTACTGCAGATCGAAGACAGACACCAGGAGAAGAAGAGACGCTTCCTGGAGTCCACAGAGTCCTTCAACAGTGAGCTCAAACGG CTGTGTGATCTGAAGGTGGAGGTGGACATGGAGAAGCTGGCGGCAGAGATGGCAGCGGCAGAGGAGGCGGCGCGGCGGCGggcggaggagagagagagggaggccgCAGAGCAGGCCGAGCGCGCAGCTCAGGAGGAGCAGCAGGGAGGAACCGGGGGAACGGCTAACGCGGAACAGAACAGCTCCGaaaataaagagcaacaggACAAACCCAGTCCCATGGAGACAG aCGAAGCTCCAGCTGAAGCATCTGAAGGGCCAGCAGAGTCTGAGGAGCGTCCGGCAGGCGGGGTGGCGGAGAAGCCGGCGCAGGTGGAGCCAGCAGAGGGTGCTACAGACGAGGGCACGAGCGACAGCACGGCTCCATCGGAGAGCAGCTCGGGTCCGCCAGCCGAAGCCCCCGCATCCGAAACGGGGTCAGAGGAGCGGCCCCCGGCACCCAGCCAATAA
- the smarce1 gene encoding SWI/SNF-related matrix-associated actin-dependent regulator of chromatin subfamily E member 1 isoform X3 produces MSKRPSYAPPPAPAPTTQMPTTPGFVGYNPYSHLAYNNYRLGGNPGGNNRVMNSSGITVPKPPKPPDKPLMPYMRYSRKVWDQVKASNPDLKLWEIGKIIGGMWRDLTDEEKQDYLNEYEAEKIEYNDSLKAYHNSPAYLAYVNAKNRAEAALEEESRQRQSRLDKGEPYMSIQPAEDPDDYDDGFSMKHMAAARFQRNHRLISDILSEVVVPDVRSVVTTARMQVLKRQVQSLMVHQRKLEAELLQIEDRHQEKKRRFLESTESFNSELKRLCDLKVEVDMEKLAAEMAAAEEAARRRAEEREREAAEQAERAAQEEQQGGTGGTANAEQNSSENKEQQDKPSPMETDEAPAEASEGPAESEERPAGGVAEKPAQVEPAEGATDEGTSDSTAPSESSSGPPAEAPASETGSEERPPAPSQ; encoded by the exons ATGTCAA AGCGGCCCTCATACGCGCCTCCCCCCGCCCCGGCCCCCACCACA CAAATGCCCACCACCCCTGGGTTTGTGGGGTACAACCCATACAGCCATCTGGCCTACAACAACTACAGGCTGGGAGGGAACCCCGGCGGGAACAACAGGGTAATG AACTCCTCAGGGATCACTGTCCCCAAGCCGCCGAAACCGCCCGACAAGCCGCTGATGCCCTACATGCGGTATAGCCGGAAG GTTTGGGACCAAGTGAAAGCCTCTAATCCAGACCTGAAGCTATGGGAGATCGGGAAGATCATCGGGGGAATGTGGAGGGACCTCACTGATGAGGAGAAGCAGGATTATTTAAACGAGTATGAAGCTGAGAAG ATCGAGTATAATGACTCTCTGAAGGCGTACCACAACTCCCCGGCCTATCTAGCGTACGTTAATGCGAAGAACCGCGCTGAAGCTGCTTTAGAAGAAGAGAGCAGGCAGAGGCAGTCTCGGCTGGATAAGGGAGAACCTTACATGAGCATCCAGCCTGCTGAGGACCCTGACG ATTATGACGACGGCTTCTCCATGAAACACATGGCAGCTGCTCGTTTCCAGAGGAACCACCGGCTCATCAGTGATATCCTGAGCGAAGTGGTCGTGCCGGATGTTCGCTCCGTGGTCACCACTGCCCGCATGCAGGTCCTAAAGCGACAGGTCCAGTCCCTCATGGTGCACCAG agaaAGCTGGAGGCGGAGCTACTGCAGATCGAAGACAGACACCAGGAGAAGAAGAGACGCTTCCTGGAGTCCACAGAGTCCTTCAACAGTGAGCTCAAACGG CTGTGTGATCTGAAGGTGGAGGTGGACATGGAGAAGCTGGCGGCAGAGATGGCAGCGGCAGAGGAGGCGGCGCGGCGGCGggcggaggagagagagagggaggccgCAGAGCAGGCCGAGCGCGCAGCTCAGGAGGAGCAGCAGGGAGGAACCGGGGGAACGGCTAACGCGGAACAGAACAGCTCCGaaaataaagagcaacaggACAAACCCAGTCCCATGGAGACAG aCGAAGCTCCAGCTGAAGCATCTGAAGGGCCAGCAGAGTCTGAGGAGCGTCCGGCAGGCGGGGTGGCGGAGAAGCCGGCGCAGGTGGAGCCAGCAGAGGGTGCTACAGACGAGGGCACGAGCGACAGCACGGCTCCATCGGAGAGCAGCTCGGGTCCGCCAGCCGAAGCCCCCGCATCCGAAACGGGGTCAGAGGAGCGGCCCCCGGCACCCAGCCAATAA